One Mycobacteroides abscessus ATCC 19977 genomic window carries:
- a CDS encoding lipoprotein LpqH: MQRTGSVVVIGAGAIIALGLAGCSGDGNESAPSSAEKTTVSAEGGAAAMNSSAKVVVDGKEKKVEGAIACSTAAGQVNIGMGAGMQAIAVVLSDGDSPKVTSVGLGNIDGVTLGFADGAPGGKATATKDGKKYTVTGTATGVDTANPMQPIEKPFEIEVTCP; encoded by the coding sequence ATGCAGCGCACCGGCAGTGTGGTTGTCATAGGAGCAGGGGCGATCATCGCTTTGGGCTTGGCTGGGTGTTCGGGTGATGGGAATGAATCGGCGCCCTCTTCAGCGGAAAAGACCACGGTCAGCGCCGAAGGTGGTGCCGCAGCGATGAATAGCAGCGCCAAAGTGGTCGTGGACGGCAAAGAGAAAAAGGTCGAAGGCGCTATCGCGTGCTCCACTGCAGCCGGGCAAGTCAATATCGGAATGGGCGCCGGGATGCAGGCAATCGCCGTGGTGCTATCCGACGGCGATTCGCCCAAGGTGACCTCGGTAGGCCTGGGCAACATCGACGGTGTGACCCTGGGCTTTGCGGACGGGGCTCCAGGTGGAAAGGCAACCGCAACAAAAGATGGCAAGAAATACACCGTGACCGGCACGGCAACCGGCGTGGACACAGCCAACCCCATGCAACCGATTGAGAAGCCCTTCGAAATCGAAGTCACCTGCCCCTAG
- a CDS encoding LysM peptidoglycan-binding domain-containing protein, whose translation MADTLTQGQKLDSGQSLTSNNGAYTLTLQDDGNLVLTEGGSPVWASDTSGHSAGRAEVQSDGNFVVYDNGGGALWSSNTEGRTDVKLVLQDDRNLVLYSGADSVWSSGTQTDTPVAPAAESVEVAPAAVEEPAPAPEPRTYTVESGDTLWAIAERFYGDGNQYQKIADASGIANPDLIQPGQVLTIPE comes from the coding sequence GTGGCGGACACACTCACCCAGGGCCAGAAGCTGGACTCGGGACAGAGCCTCACCTCGAACAACGGCGCGTACACCCTGACTTTGCAGGATGACGGCAACCTCGTGCTGACCGAGGGCGGCAGCCCGGTATGGGCCTCGGACACCAGCGGGCACTCCGCCGGCCGTGCAGAGGTGCAGAGCGACGGCAACTTCGTCGTGTACGACAACGGCGGCGGCGCACTGTGGAGCAGCAACACCGAGGGCCGTACCGACGTGAAGCTGGTTCTGCAGGACGACCGCAACCTGGTGCTGTACTCGGGCGCGGACTCCGTGTGGTCCTCGGGTACCCAGACCGACACCCCGGTTGCTCCGGCAGCTGAGTCCGTCGAGGTCGCTCCCGCGGCCGTGGAGGAGCCGGCTCCCGCGCCGGAGCCCCGCACCTACACCGTCGAGTCCGGTGACACCCTCTGGGCCATCGCTGAGCGCTTCTACGGCGACGGCAACCAGTACCAGAAGATCGCTGACGCCAGCGGCATCGCCAACCCCGATCTGATTCAGCCGGGTCAGGTACTGACCATCCCGGAGTAG
- a CDS encoding HNH endonuclease signature motif containing protein, with protein MSSIADSDAAEVLAGLCGAVDALSELDTSALTRHDRLTILRDVETLLRRIPTATHGIVNELVAGHVPGQFGGASLGDVLADTLRITRADARRRIRDAAELAPTVALTGTSIEPVLAATSAAQRAGTAGGDHIAVIRRFWDRVPRTVDVQTRMTAERQLARLTQTLRPDELGKAAQRLLAHLDPDGSLTSDTDRARRRGFRMGRQGADLMTAGAFDLDPELRSYLDAIFAKYAAPGVCHPDDENPCVDGDPDSDAARHDVRSVAQRQHDALKAVCRSILCSGELGHHRGLPVTTIVTTTLRELESGAGHAATGGGSLLPMPDPIRMASHAHHYLAVFDDDGRALYLGRAKRIATADQRIVLTAKERGCTYPGCDRPAYHCQAHHMDEWAAGGNTDIASLTLGCERHHKLLGTDHQCWQTIRGPDGRTWWIPPAHVDPYRTPRSNWFHHPDGYLRE; from the coding sequence ATGAGTTCGATAGCGGATAGCGATGCGGCAGAGGTCCTCGCCGGGCTCTGTGGGGCTGTCGACGCACTGTCGGAACTCGACACGAGCGCGCTGACGCGTCATGACCGACTCACGATTCTGCGTGACGTGGAGACGCTGCTGCGGCGCATCCCGACGGCAACCCACGGGATTGTCAATGAGCTTGTCGCCGGACATGTTCCGGGACAGTTCGGGGGCGCGAGCCTGGGCGATGTACTCGCCGATACCTTGCGTATCACCCGGGCCGACGCACGTCGGCGTATCCGGGACGCCGCCGAGCTCGCGCCGACCGTCGCACTGACTGGTACCTCCATCGAACCGGTACTGGCGGCCACGTCCGCCGCGCAGCGTGCGGGCACCGCCGGAGGCGACCACATCGCCGTCATTCGCCGGTTCTGGGACCGTGTCCCCCGCACCGTCGATGTTCAGACCCGGATGACCGCGGAAAGGCAGCTTGCCAGACTTACGCAGACACTGCGGCCCGATGAGCTCGGCAAGGCAGCCCAGCGCCTACTGGCCCATCTCGATCCCGATGGCAGTCTCACCAGCGATACCGACCGGGCTCGCCGGCGCGGGTTCCGGATGGGTCGCCAAGGCGCGGACCTCATGACAGCTGGTGCGTTCGATCTCGATCCAGAGTTACGTTCCTACCTCGACGCGATCTTCGCCAAATACGCCGCACCCGGCGTATGCCATCCCGACGATGAAAACCCCTGTGTGGACGGTGATCCAGATTCAGACGCGGCCCGGCACGATGTTCGATCGGTCGCGCAGCGCCAGCACGACGCACTCAAGGCCGTCTGCCGGTCGATCTTGTGCTCCGGTGAACTTGGCCATCACCGTGGGCTGCCGGTAACCACCATTGTCACCACCACATTGCGGGAATTGGAGTCCGGCGCGGGTCACGCGGCGACGGGTGGGGGCTCGCTCTTACCCATGCCGGACCCGATTCGGATGGCCAGTCACGCCCACCACTATCTGGCGGTCTTCGACGATGACGGCCGCGCGCTCTACCTTGGTCGTGCGAAGCGGATCGCCACCGCAGATCAGCGAATTGTGTTGACCGCCAAGGAGCGTGGCTGCACCTACCCCGGCTGCGATCGACCGGCATATCACTGCCAGGCACATCACATGGATGAATGGGCGGCCGGCGGCAACACCGACATAGCGTCCCTCACGCTGGGCTGCGAGCGGCATCACAAACTCCTCGGAACCGACCACCAGTGTTGGCAGACCATCCGCGGCCCGGACGGGCGTACCTGGTGGATCCCGCCCGCGCATGTCGACCCATATCGCACCCCACGTAGCAATTGGTTCCACCACCCGGACGGCTACCTGCGGGAGTAA
- a CDS encoding MSMEG_1061 family FMN-dependent PPOX-type flavoprotein: MSATPTDTSPPHPPETAADRYSPITMDRVREVIGFPARFIADKKDTELREFAARFIAHSPFFCMATVGADGLLDTSPKGDPPGSVRILDARTLAIPDRPGNKLADSFENITRNPAVGLVFFVPGLREVIRVNGDAFVTDDPELLAMLSADGKPAVLATIVRIREVFGQCGKAVIRAKLWEGDQRGLAEAVTLGGDFYTLTIAENAAKMADKLGQLAGGIHDLVDDSYANELF, translated from the coding sequence GTGAGTGCGACACCTACTGATACGTCCCCACCGCATCCGCCGGAGACCGCGGCGGACCGCTACTCACCGATCACCATGGACCGCGTACGGGAGGTGATCGGATTTCCGGCCCGGTTCATCGCCGATAAGAAGGACACCGAGCTGAGGGAGTTCGCGGCCCGATTTATTGCACACAGCCCGTTTTTCTGTATGGCAACCGTAGGCGCCGATGGCCTGTTGGACACCAGTCCCAAGGGCGACCCACCGGGCTCGGTGCGCATTCTCGATGCCCGGACTTTGGCGATTCCCGATCGACCGGGGAACAAACTCGCGGACAGCTTCGAGAACATCACCCGCAATCCCGCAGTGGGGTTGGTGTTCTTCGTTCCCGGCTTGCGCGAGGTGATCAGGGTGAACGGTGATGCCTTCGTCACCGACGATCCCGAATTACTCGCCATGCTCAGCGCGGATGGTAAACCCGCGGTGCTCGCGACAATTGTGCGCATCCGCGAGGTGTTCGGCCAGTGCGGTAAGGCGGTCATCCGCGCGAAACTCTGGGAGGGTGATCAGCGCGGGCTCGCCGAGGCCGTGACCCTGGGCGGGGATTTCTACACGCTTACCATTGCCGAAAACGCCGCCAAGATGGCCGACAAATTGGGCCAACTCGCGGGCGGCATTCACGATCTCGTCGATGACAGCTACGCAAACGAGCTCTTCTGA
- the cmk gene encoding (d)CMP kinase: MVAVDGPSGTGKSSVAKELARQLGASYLDTGAMYRIVTLWVLRAGVDLTDPAAIAAATDQVPMSVSSDPDAQTALLAGEDVSVPIRGNEVTGAVSAVSAVPAVRERLVRQQRELAESSGAVVVEGRDIGTVVLPDADVKIYLTASAQARAQRRNAQNVSGGGDDEYEKVLADVQRRDHLDSTRAVSPLRPAEDALEVDTSDMTQEQVVAHLLDLVRTRAGASR, translated from the coding sequence GTGGTTGCCGTAGATGGCCCATCCGGTACCGGAAAGTCCTCCGTCGCAAAAGAATTGGCTCGTCAGCTAGGGGCCTCATATCTCGATACCGGTGCGATGTACCGGATCGTGACGCTCTGGGTGCTGCGTGCCGGTGTAGACCTCACCGACCCCGCGGCCATCGCCGCGGCAACCGATCAGGTGCCCATGTCCGTGAGTTCGGATCCCGATGCGCAGACGGCTCTGCTTGCGGGTGAAGATGTTTCGGTCCCAATCCGGGGTAATGAGGTGACCGGCGCGGTCTCCGCCGTGTCCGCGGTACCGGCCGTCCGTGAACGACTGGTGCGGCAGCAGCGCGAGCTGGCCGAGTCCAGTGGCGCCGTGGTGGTGGAGGGCCGTGATATCGGCACCGTGGTGCTGCCGGACGCCGACGTGAAGATCTATCTGACCGCATCGGCACAGGCGCGGGCGCAGCGCCGCAACGCGCAGAACGTCTCCGGTGGTGGCGACGACGAATATGAAAAGGTGCTTGCCGATGTGCAGCGCCGTGACCATCTGGATTCCACCCGGGCCGTCTCGCCGCTGCGCCCGGCCGAGGATGCTTTAGAGGTCGATACCAGCGATATGACACAGGAACAGGTCGTGGCCCACCTGCTGGACCTGGTGCGCACTAGGGCAGGGGCATCACGATGA
- the scpB gene encoding SMC-Scp complex subunit ScpB: MSEQTTAVEGTEESAEPDASAEAAPAESLEDETGDGEFVPMAEDELISTLEALLLVVDTPISAAAVASVVAQPLDRVAEALQRISEILTDRSSGIDLRETADGWRMYTRAQYAPYVEKLLLDGARSKLTRAALETLAVVAYRQPVTRSRVSAVRGVNVDAVMRTLLMRGLIAEAGTDDESGAVMFRTTELFLERLGLTSLSDLPDIAPLLPDIDVIDDLSENLGDEPRFARLNRTADSGAGSGDAPAFTVDQD, encoded by the coding sequence ATGAGCGAGCAGACGACCGCTGTCGAGGGCACGGAGGAGTCCGCCGAGCCCGACGCCTCAGCGGAAGCCGCCCCCGCGGAGTCCCTGGAGGACGAAACGGGCGACGGTGAATTCGTTCCGATGGCCGAGGATGAACTCATCAGCACCCTCGAGGCGTTGCTGCTGGTCGTGGACACCCCGATCAGCGCGGCGGCCGTCGCTTCCGTCGTCGCTCAGCCATTGGACCGTGTAGCCGAAGCACTGCAACGGATTTCGGAAATCTTGACCGATCGCAGCAGTGGCATCGATCTGCGTGAGACCGCCGACGGCTGGCGCATGTACACCCGCGCCCAGTACGCCCCCTACGTGGAGAAGCTGCTGCTCGATGGCGCACGCTCCAAGCTGACCCGGGCCGCGCTGGAGACCCTCGCGGTGGTGGCCTACCGGCAGCCGGTGACGAGATCGCGTGTCAGCGCTGTGCGCGGTGTGAACGTCGATGCCGTCATGCGGACCCTGCTGATGCGGGGCCTGATCGCCGAGGCGGGCACCGACGACGAATCCGGTGCGGTGATGTTCCGCACCACCGAGCTGTTCCTCGAGCGGCTTGGGCTGACGTCGCTGTCCGACCTTCCCGATATCGCACCGCTGCTTCCCGATATCGATGTGATCGACGACCTATCCGAAAACCTCGGCGACGAGCCGCGGTTCGCGCGGCTCAACCGGACAGCCGATAGCGGTGCTGGTTCTGGTGATGCTCCCGCTTTTACCGTTGATCAGGACTGA
- the der gene encoding ribosome biogenesis GTPase Der — protein sequence MTDGTWEDESEWELTEFDGDEGLDEPSVPPAVVAVVGRPNVGKSTLVNRIIGRREAVVQDIPGVTRDRVSYPAEWLDRRFTVQDTGGWEADATGLQQLVAEQARHAMATADLIILVVDATVGATSTDEEAAKLLRRSGKPVFLAANKVDSDRAEADAAVLWSLGLGEPMPISAMHGRGVADLLDRVVADLPEISARGSGEGGPRRVALVGKPNVGKSSLLNRLSGDQRAVVHDTAGTTVDPVDTLIELGGKTWRFVDTAGLRRKVGQASGHEYYASLRTHGAIEAAEVAIVLLDASQPITEQDQRVLSMVIESGRALVLAFNKWDLVDEDRRDLLEREVDLQLAQLNWAQRVNISAKSGRAVQKLVPALESALDSWDKRISTGQLNTWVKEVVAATPPPVRGGKQPRVLFATQATSRPPTFVLFTTGFLEAGYRRFLERRLRESFGFDGTPIRINVRVREKRSAKR from the coding sequence ATGACCGATGGCACGTGGGAAGACGAGAGTGAGTGGGAGCTCACCGAATTCGATGGAGATGAGGGACTCGACGAGCCGAGTGTTCCGCCGGCGGTGGTTGCGGTGGTGGGCCGGCCCAATGTCGGCAAGTCGACATTGGTGAACCGGATCATCGGCCGGCGTGAGGCCGTCGTCCAAGACATTCCCGGGGTGACCCGTGACCGCGTCTCCTATCCCGCCGAGTGGCTCGACAGACGTTTCACGGTCCAGGACACCGGCGGTTGGGAGGCCGACGCGACCGGCCTGCAACAGCTCGTCGCGGAACAGGCGCGCCACGCCATGGCCACCGCCGACCTGATCATCCTTGTCGTGGATGCCACGGTGGGTGCCACGTCTACCGACGAAGAGGCGGCCAAGCTGCTGCGTAGATCCGGGAAGCCGGTCTTCCTGGCGGCCAACAAGGTTGACAGTGACCGCGCGGAGGCCGACGCCGCGGTGCTGTGGTCGCTGGGATTGGGCGAGCCGATGCCGATCAGTGCCATGCACGGCCGCGGCGTGGCGGATCTGCTCGACCGCGTGGTCGCCGACCTGCCCGAGATCTCCGCGCGCGGGTCGGGGGAGGGCGGCCCGCGACGGGTGGCGCTGGTGGGAAAACCGAACGTGGGCAAGAGTTCCCTGTTGAACCGGCTCTCGGGTGATCAGCGGGCGGTGGTTCATGACACCGCGGGCACCACCGTCGACCCGGTGGATACGCTGATCGAACTCGGCGGCAAGACTTGGCGTTTCGTCGATACTGCCGGATTGCGCCGGAAGGTGGGGCAGGCCTCGGGACACGAGTACTACGCGTCGCTGCGCACCCACGGCGCCATCGAGGCGGCCGAGGTTGCCATCGTCCTGCTGGACGCGTCGCAGCCCATCACCGAACAGGACCAGCGAGTGCTGTCGATGGTGATCGAATCCGGACGTGCCTTGGTGCTCGCGTTCAACAAGTGGGATCTGGTCGATGAGGACCGTCGCGACCTCCTTGAACGTGAAGTAGACCTTCAGCTTGCGCAGCTCAATTGGGCACAACGCGTGAACATCTCAGCTAAAAGCGGACGAGCTGTCCAGAAGCTGGTGCCGGCGCTGGAGTCTGCGCTGGATTCCTGGGACAAGCGAATCTCCACCGGTCAGCTGAATACTTGGGTCAAGGAAGTAGTTGCCGCTACGCCGCCTCCGGTGCGTGGCGGGAAACAGCCGCGGGTGTTGTTCGCCACTCAGGCCACCTCGCGGCCGCCCACTTTTGTGTTGTTTACCACCGGTTTCCTTGAGGCCGGGTACCGACGATTCCTGGAACGCAGGTTGCGCGAGAGCTTCGGCTTTGACGGAACCCCCATCCGGATAAACGTTCGGGTTCGTGAAAAGCGAAGCGCCAAGCGCTAA
- a CDS encoding DNA alkylation repair protein → MTTATDILAELASLEDPRIRAINERHGDDHGVNLTQLRAVAKRLKTQHGLACELWATGDTSARLLATLICRPKAFEQHDLDAMVRQAHFPKMHDWLVSYVVKKNPHAEKLGLSWFDDPDPVVASAGWALTTDRAAKKPDGLDLAGLLDIIEKDMKRAPDRLQWAMNHTLAQTGIEHPEHRARAIDVGQRLEVLKDYPTPPNCTSQFAPIWIAEMVKRRG, encoded by the coding sequence ATGACGACGGCGACCGATATACTGGCCGAGCTGGCCTCGCTTGAGGATCCGAGAATCCGCGCGATCAACGAACGACACGGAGACGATCACGGGGTCAACCTCACCCAGCTGCGTGCGGTCGCCAAACGACTCAAGACCCAGCATGGCCTCGCCTGTGAACTGTGGGCCACCGGAGACACCTCCGCCCGCCTGCTGGCCACGCTGATCTGCCGCCCGAAGGCATTCGAACAACACGATCTCGACGCAATGGTGCGTCAGGCGCACTTTCCGAAGATGCACGACTGGCTCGTCAGCTACGTCGTCAAGAAGAACCCACACGCCGAGAAACTGGGCCTGTCCTGGTTCGACGATCCGGACCCAGTGGTCGCGAGCGCAGGCTGGGCACTGACCACCGACCGCGCCGCGAAGAAGCCCGACGGTCTAGACCTCGCAGGCCTCCTCGACATCATCGAGAAAGACATGAAGCGGGCCCCGGATCGCTTGCAGTGGGCCATGAACCACACGTTGGCCCAGACCGGGATCGAGCACCCTGAGCATCGAGCGCGCGCAATCGACGTCGGGCAGCGCCTGGAGGTGCTCAAGGATTACCCGACACCACCGAACTGCACGTCGCAGTTCGCGCCCATCTGGATCGCCGAGATGGTGAAGCGGCGCGGCTAG
- a CDS encoding segregation and condensation protein A — translation MTVGLDQEPDVVETAAEPAAPDAATAAPETTDAHGFRIRLTNFEGPFDLLLQLISQHRLDVTEVALHQVTDEFIAYTKSLGDTYSLDEVTAFLVVAATLLDLKAARLLPSGQVDNDDDLALLEIRDLLFARLLQYRAFKHVAEMFAELEAAALRSYPRAVSLEERFSDLLPPVHLGLDGDQFAQLAAGAFTPRPVPTVGLSHLHIPRVSVPEHAKRMVELLAERGAGQWMTFTELVAECTAPIEIVARFLGVLELYRSKAVLFEQSEPLGPLQVSWTGERPAQDDLEKAVDYT, via the coding sequence CCACGGACGCACATGGCTTCCGGATTCGGCTCACGAACTTCGAGGGGCCGTTCGACCTACTGCTACAACTCATTTCGCAGCATCGGCTTGATGTCACCGAAGTGGCGTTGCACCAGGTGACCGACGAATTCATCGCGTACACCAAGTCGCTGGGCGATACCTACAGCCTCGACGAGGTGACGGCCTTCCTGGTGGTGGCGGCCACATTGCTGGACCTGAAGGCGGCGCGGTTGCTGCCTTCCGGTCAGGTGGATAACGACGATGACCTGGCACTGCTGGAAATCCGCGACCTGTTGTTCGCGCGGCTGTTGCAGTACCGGGCCTTCAAGCATGTGGCAGAGATGTTCGCCGAACTAGAGGCTGCCGCGCTGCGCTCATACCCGCGTGCGGTCTCGCTGGAGGAGCGCTTCAGCGACCTGCTCCCGCCGGTTCACCTGGGGCTCGACGGGGACCAGTTCGCCCAGCTCGCCGCCGGTGCCTTCACGCCGCGGCCGGTTCCCACGGTGGGGCTGAGCCACCTGCACATTCCGCGCGTATCGGTGCCAGAGCACGCCAAACGGATGGTCGAGCTGCTGGCCGAGCGCGGCGCCGGGCAATGGATGACCTTCACCGAGCTGGTGGCCGAATGCACGGCGCCGATCGAGATCGTGGCCCGCTTCCTGGGCGTGCTCGAGCTGTACCGCTCCAAGGCGGTATTATTCGAGCAATCCGAACCGCTTGGACCGCTCCAAGTTTCATGGACCGGTGAGCGCCCGGCGCAGGATGATCTAGAAAAGGCAGTGGACTACACATGA
- a CDS encoding PDR/VanB family oxidoreductase has translation MNDTGATLKVAVRQLRWEADGVVSLQLSSACNEPLPAWEPGAHVDLVLPTGIERQYSLCGPVDDRSVYQVGVRRERTSRGGSEYVHAFLRPGQQLRIKGPRNNFGLHRADGYLFIAAGIGITPILPMIRQAQDWGADWTLYYGGHTAASMAFLEELRQYGPRVHLYPADEVGRIPLRELTTDVRPGLQIYACGPTELISDLTAAVSHWPADTLHVERFKPIPCAPAEDKPVDVTCAASRQTIAVPPGQSILAAVEQAGIQVSASCRAGVCGSCETAVLEGVPDHRDDILSEEDRAAGDRMYICVSRALTPRLVLDL, from the coding sequence ATGAATGATACCGGTGCCACACTGAAGGTCGCCGTTCGGCAGCTTCGGTGGGAGGCCGATGGTGTGGTGTCCCTGCAGCTCAGCTCCGCGTGCAACGAACCGCTACCGGCCTGGGAACCAGGCGCACATGTCGACCTAGTTCTGCCGACCGGCATCGAACGTCAATACTCGCTGTGCGGACCAGTCGACGACCGATCCGTCTACCAGGTAGGAGTTCGGCGCGAACGAACGAGTCGCGGCGGCTCGGAGTACGTGCACGCCTTCCTGCGGCCCGGTCAACAGCTGAGGATCAAAGGACCGCGCAACAACTTCGGTCTGCACCGGGCGGACGGCTATCTGTTCATCGCAGCCGGAATCGGAATCACCCCCATCCTTCCGATGATCCGTCAAGCCCAGGACTGGGGTGCGGACTGGACCCTGTACTACGGGGGCCACACGGCGGCATCGATGGCATTCCTTGAGGAACTCCGACAGTACGGGCCGCGGGTGCATCTCTATCCGGCAGACGAAGTGGGCAGGATTCCTTTGCGGGAACTCACCACCGACGTCCGTCCCGGATTGCAGATCTATGCCTGCGGACCAACCGAACTGATATCAGATCTCACTGCGGCAGTTTCGCATTGGCCGGCGGACACACTTCATGTCGAGCGGTTCAAGCCCATACCGTGCGCGCCCGCTGAGGACAAACCGGTCGACGTCACCTGTGCGGCGTCGCGCCAAACGATCGCGGTGCCGCCGGGACAGAGCATCCTCGCGGCGGTCGAACAGGCCGGCATCCAGGTCTCCGCATCGTGCCGCGCGGGTGTATGTGGCTCGTGCGAGACGGCCGTGCTTGAGGGGGTGCCCGATCATCGTGATGACATTTTGTCCGAGGAGGACCGGGCGGCGGGGGATCGCATGTACATCTGCGTATCACGGGCGCTGACACCGCGACTGGTGCTCGATCTGTAA
- a CDS encoding pseudouridine synthase, producing MSEEGIRLQKVLSQAGIASRRVAERMIYDGRVEVDGEIVTEQGRRIDPAVNVVRVDGARVIMNTDLVYLALNKPFGMLSTMSDDRGRPCVGKLIEERVRGNQGVRNVGRLDADTVGLILLTNDGELTHRLMHPSYEVPKTYIATVAGTIPRGLGRQLRDGVELADGPAKVDEFKFLGTTDGQSMVQLTLHEGRNRIVRRMMDAAGHPVVELVRTKIGDVTLGNQRPGSLRALGRDEIGSLYKAVGL from the coding sequence ATGAGCGAAGAAGGCATTCGGCTCCAGAAGGTGTTGTCGCAAGCGGGTATTGCGTCACGCCGGGTTGCCGAAAGGATGATTTACGACGGTCGCGTCGAGGTGGACGGCGAGATTGTCACCGAGCAGGGCAGACGAATCGACCCGGCTGTCAACGTGGTTCGCGTTGACGGTGCGCGTGTGATCATGAACACCGATCTGGTGTATCTGGCTCTCAACAAGCCCTTCGGCATGCTGTCGACCATGTCGGACGACCGTGGCCGCCCCTGCGTCGGCAAGCTGATCGAGGAACGGGTTCGGGGCAACCAGGGGGTGCGCAATGTCGGCCGTCTGGATGCCGACACCGTCGGGCTGATCCTGCTCACCAACGACGGAGAGCTGACCCACCGGCTCATGCACCCGTCTTACGAGGTGCCTAAGACGTACATCGCGACCGTCGCCGGCACGATCCCGCGTGGCTTGGGGCGGCAGTTACGAGACGGCGTCGAGCTCGCCGACGGCCCGGCCAAGGTGGACGAGTTCAAGTTCCTGGGCACCACGGACGGCCAGAGCATGGTGCAGCTGACGCTGCATGAGGGCCGCAATCGCATTGTGCGACGCATGATGGACGCTGCCGGGCACCCGGTAGTGGAATTGGTGCGCACCAAGATCGGCGATGTGACGCTGGGCAATCAGCGCCCCGGGAGCCTACGTGCCCTGGGCCGCGATGAGATCGGCTCGCTGTACAAGGCGGTAGGACTGTGA
- a CDS encoding TetR/AcrR family transcriptional regulator C-terminal domain-containing protein, protein MRADETTRRGATLQLEAVVTQALALVNEGGLEALTMRRLATDLDAHLPTLYRLFGNKDALIDEMAESILAQASANAQAGRGNWDDKLVDLARSLRSALLGQRDGARIVGGNYAAKRHNLTFVDLLVAHASKSGLAPESALWAASSVFCFVLGEALEQQGATGEELDAVRGIAHPELYPHLAASPVERLFEFEERFDFGLGLLVGGMRRLLEAVPSPG, encoded by the coding sequence ATGCGCGCAGACGAAACAACCAGGCGTGGCGCCACCCTGCAATTGGAAGCAGTCGTGACCCAGGCGCTCGCGCTGGTCAACGAGGGCGGGCTGGAGGCCCTGACGATGAGGCGGCTCGCTACCGACCTCGACGCGCATCTCCCGACGCTCTATCGACTGTTCGGCAATAAGGACGCGCTCATCGATGAGATGGCCGAGTCGATCCTGGCCCAGGCGTCAGCCAATGCCCAAGCCGGGCGGGGCAATTGGGATGACAAGCTGGTAGATCTCGCCCGGTCCTTGCGGTCCGCCCTGCTCGGCCAGCGCGACGGAGCGCGAATCGTCGGCGGAAACTATGCCGCCAAACGGCACAATTTGACCTTTGTCGACCTGCTGGTGGCGCATGCGTCCAAATCCGGGCTAGCGCCAGAATCTGCGCTGTGGGCCGCCAGTTCGGTCTTCTGCTTTGTGTTGGGCGAGGCACTCGAACAGCAGGGCGCTACTGGGGAGGAGCTCGACGCCGTCAGGGGCATCGCGCATCCTGAGCTGTATCCGCATCTTGCCGCCAGTCCGGTGGAGCGGCTCTTCGAATTCGAGGAAAGATTCGATTTCGGTCTTGGCCTGCTCGTCGGCGGGATGCGTCGACTTCTGGAGGCAGTGCCGTCGCCTGGATAG